One Roseimaritima multifibrata DNA window includes the following coding sequences:
- a CDS encoding PH domain-containing protein, which translates to MSEEEELYVASPAMFRNHPIAYILTLILCLVGVGIIIWVVWYIRSRSTELTVTNLRTRLHRGWLSRSITEVWHSDVRNVQLDQTLLQRMLGTGRIAVSSSGQSGIEIDVNGLPDPDKIKTLIDSHRVAAQDDDDE; encoded by the coding sequence ATGAGCGAAGAAGAAGAACTTTATGTCGCATCCCCTGCGATGTTTCGGAACCATCCGATCGCCTACATCCTGACACTCATCCTTTGTTTGGTCGGGGTCGGAATCATCATCTGGGTCGTCTGGTACATCCGCAGCCGTTCCACCGAATTGACCGTCACCAATCTTCGCACTCGGCTCCACCGAGGCTGGTTGAGCCGGTCGATTACGGAGGTTTGGCATAGCGACGTACGAAATGTCCAGCTTGATCAGACCCTTCTGCAAAGGATGCTGGGGACCGGGCGCATTGCGGTCAGTAGTTCCGGGCAGTCGGGAATCGAAATCGACGTCAACGGCCTGCCCGATCCCGATAAGATCAAAACCTTGATCGATTCCCACCGCGTCGCCGCCCAAGACGATGACGACGAATAA
- a CDS encoding HEAT repeat domain-containing protein, translated as MNGLELTFDILATTPNEASLSLLAPALTSADLSVRGLAVDALCNRDSVEANFRLIQNWENLVPDQRQRIKNVGPRFCDALHIAFADNDKALSLIAIRIIEALQIHSMFPTLVGLVETEPDGPSRNLATLVVMRMASTQGKAARSDHDRPAVRGPMIRSLAEATRRYPSHKQQTLVDAFLVASKWTDSEFSSQFAKNSHQRQLLLDRFQNSDERGICELLCSALQRSRANIDVLDLIRSRSGENFRESLLSAISPHPGPNCIRNLVAIGIPSCCQLTPLQTQRQSFRTRCILAIMQGIAGTDHVAALERILALLPPASESLKSGLLAALHRFPPLDPDRLLQAAIQWRPPGEAAVPVSDFRRGSSLEQDVAVLTRILTIIQNRDPQLAEMLRPLLKPLHATELLPQLGRYRPSVRRRLGKVMSIVDLDFVHVIEGQMRHPVMLKRLEAIGGVVALGLADEFSRSLVHIAHNDHVEAQIRAARALGTASNIESLDALLELTMRPDSSIRDAAVLALRKRTNPDLNLQTGDSID; from the coding sequence ATGAACGGTTTAGAGCTCACGTTCGACATTCTCGCCACGACGCCTAATGAGGCTTCGTTATCGTTGTTGGCGCCTGCGCTAACATCGGCGGACCTTAGTGTCCGTGGGTTGGCGGTCGATGCGTTGTGCAATCGGGATTCGGTCGAAGCCAATTTCCGATTGATCCAAAACTGGGAAAACCTTGTTCCCGATCAGCGTCAGCGAATCAAAAATGTGGGGCCTCGATTTTGTGACGCCCTGCACATCGCGTTTGCCGACAACGATAAGGCCCTTTCGCTGATCGCCATCCGAATCATTGAAGCCCTACAAATTCATTCAATGTTTCCCACCTTGGTCGGCCTTGTTGAAACCGAGCCAGACGGCCCTTCGCGGAATTTGGCGACATTGGTGGTGATGCGGATGGCAAGCACTCAAGGCAAAGCCGCGCGAAGTGACCATGACCGGCCCGCCGTTCGTGGCCCCATGATTCGATCGCTGGCCGAAGCGACCAGACGCTATCCCAGCCACAAACAGCAGACTCTCGTCGATGCCTTCCTTGTCGCCAGCAAATGGACCGATAGTGAATTCTCCAGTCAGTTCGCGAAGAATTCGCACCAGCGTCAACTGCTCTTGGATCGATTCCAGAACAGTGATGAACGTGGGATTTGCGAACTCCTTTGCAGCGCCCTCCAGCGGTCACGCGCTAACATCGATGTGCTTGATCTCATTCGCAGCCGGTCCGGGGAAAACTTTCGCGAATCTTTGCTCTCCGCAATCAGTCCTCATCCCGGACCCAATTGCATTCGCAACCTAGTCGCAATCGGAATCCCTTCCTGTTGCCAACTGACGCCGCTGCAGACTCAACGCCAAAGTTTTCGCACCCGCTGCATCTTGGCCATCATGCAAGGCATCGCGGGAACGGATCACGTTGCCGCCTTGGAACGCATCCTGGCATTATTACCTCCGGCAAGTGAATCGCTGAAAAGCGGTTTGCTCGCTGCCCTGCATCGGTTCCCGCCGCTCGATCCGGATCGTCTCCTGCAAGCAGCCATTCAGTGGCGACCTCCCGGCGAAGCGGCCGTACCCGTTAGCGACTTTCGCCGGGGGAGCAGCCTTGAACAAGACGTCGCCGTCCTTACTCGAATTCTGACGATCATTCAGAACCGAGACCCACAACTGGCAGAAATGCTTCGTCCGCTACTGAAACCACTGCACGCAACCGAGCTTCTGCCTCAATTGGGGCGGTATCGCCCCAGCGTTCGCCGCCGTCTGGGGAAGGTCATGTCGATCGTCGATTTGGATTTTGTTCACGTCATTGAAGGTCAGATGCGCCACCCGGTGATGCTGAAACGCCTGGAAGCGATCGGCGGCGTCGTCGCACTTGGTTTAGCCGATGAGTTTAGCCGTTCGTTGGTTCACATCGCCCATAACGATCATGTCGAAGCTCAAATCCGAGCGGCCCGTGCCCTTGGGACCGCTTCGAATATCGAATCGCTCGATGCGTTGCTGGAATTGACGATGCGCCCCGACAGTTCGATTCGCGATGCGGCGGTCCTTGCCCTCCGCAAACGGACCAACCCTGACCTCAACCTCCAGACGGGGGATTCCATTGATTGA
- a CDS encoding TatD family hydrolase — protein MDYIDPHIHMVSRVTDDYATLARMGCVAVSEPAFWAGFDRGSVDGFRDYFHQLTAVEGKRAAQYGIQHFTWLCINAKEAENVELSREVIAMIPEFLDAPGVLGIGEIGLNKNTRNESIIFLEHMELAIAHQQPILIHTPHLEDKYKGTRMILDMLNGDSRIDRSRVLVDHVEEHTIQAVLDDGYWAGMTLYPVSKCTPQRAADMIEMFGPERLLANSAGDWGPSKPTAVPDLIFELRQRGHSEALIKKIVYDNPIEFFSKSKNFQFQPRS, from the coding sequence ATGGACTATATCGACCCGCATATCCACATGGTATCTCGTGTCACCGACGACTATGCGACGCTTGCCAGGATGGGATGCGTTGCCGTCAGTGAACCAGCTTTCTGGGCCGGTTTTGACCGAGGAAGTGTGGATGGATTTCGCGACTATTTCCATCAGCTGACCGCGGTGGAAGGAAAACGTGCGGCTCAGTACGGGATCCAGCACTTCACATGGCTGTGTATCAACGCCAAAGAGGCTGAAAACGTTGAATTGTCTCGTGAAGTGATCGCGATGATTCCTGAATTCCTTGACGCTCCAGGAGTCTTGGGGATTGGGGAAATCGGTTTAAATAAAAATACGCGTAACGAATCGATCATCTTCCTGGAACACATGGAACTGGCGATCGCCCATCAACAACCCATCCTCATCCATACCCCGCACTTGGAAGACAAGTACAAAGGGACGCGGATGATTCTGGATATGTTGAATGGGGATTCACGAATCGATCGCTCGCGGGTTTTGGTCGACCACGTGGAAGAGCATACGATTCAGGCGGTGCTGGATGATGGTTACTGGGCCGGGATGACTTTGTACCCCGTTTCCAAGTGCACGCCTCAGCGAGCCGCCGACATGATCGAGATGTTTGGACCGGAACGCCTGCTTGCCAATTCGGCTGGCGACTGGGGCCCAAGCAAACCAACCGCTGTCCCCGATCTGATTTTTGAACTGCGGCAGAGAGGCCACTCGGAAGCATTGATCAAAAAGATCGTCTACGACAATCCGATCGAGTTCTTTTCGAAGAGCAAGAACTTTCAGTTTCAGCCTCGTTCGTAA
- a CDS encoding zinc ribbon domain-containing protein encodes MSEAKSAADLLRHLHRLHRQINDLKDRLSRGPRQIKAGEAAVAACEKACTDAAEKLKKARLAADDKQLQLKTREQRVEDTQAKLNTASSNREFDALKEQIAADKQANEVLSDEILEALEHIDELVEKTEIVKENLVAREKEHVALTQQVEERTALITPDLERVQAELTEVEKELPPDMRQEYQRIIKAKGEDGLAPADGESCGGCYQTLSPQIMNELYLNNHVVCAACGAWIYLPEDRKLNR; translated from the coding sequence ATGTCGGAAGCGAAAAGTGCCGCCGATCTTCTGCGACATTTACACCGGTTACATCGCCAGATCAACGATCTAAAGGATCGTCTGAGCCGTGGGCCGCGGCAAATTAAGGCGGGTGAAGCAGCGGTTGCCGCCTGCGAGAAGGCCTGCACCGACGCCGCCGAAAAATTAAAAAAAGCACGTCTCGCGGCAGATGACAAGCAATTGCAGCTAAAAACTCGCGAGCAACGAGTCGAAGATACTCAGGCGAAACTGAATACCGCCTCCAGCAACCGCGAATTCGACGCTTTGAAAGAGCAGATTGCTGCCGACAAGCAAGCGAACGAAGTCCTTAGCGACGAAATTCTGGAAGCGCTTGAGCACATTGATGAACTGGTCGAAAAAACCGAAATCGTCAAAGAAAATTTGGTCGCTCGCGAAAAAGAGCATGTTGCGCTGACTCAACAAGTCGAAGAACGGACCGCCCTGATCACTCCCGATCTGGAACGGGTTCAAGCCGAATTGACGGAAGTGGAAAAAGAACTTCCTCCGGATATGCGTCAGGAATATCAACGCATCATCAAGGCCAAAGGCGAAGACGGTTTGGCTCCTGCCGACGGCGAATCGTGCGGTGGTTGTTACCAAACGCTTTCACCTCAAATCATGAACGAACTGTACCTTAACAACCATGTTGTCTGCGCCGCCTGTGGTGCTTGGATTTACTTGCCTGAAGACCGCAAACTGAATCGATAG
- a CDS encoding 2,3-bisphosphoglycerate-independent phosphoglycerate mutase has product MDMHELTRSLQVKNKAKIVMLVGDGLGGLPMEAGGKTELETAVTPNLDRLAKNGVQGASIPVKPGIAPGSGPGHLGLFGYDPLKYQIGRGALEATGIGFELQDGDVAIRCNFCTLDADGNISDRRAGRIPTEESAPIAISLRQIKIDGIEIFVEPVKEHRFVVVFRGPGLGGEVNDTDPQATGVPPLEPVARDSGSKKTVEVAKEFLRQAKEILKDQPKANFHTMRGFAAKPALPTFDDVYGLRAAAVAVYPMYKGLARLVGMDIVGNAQTLEEQMEVLKQNWDDYDFFFLHYKYTDSTGEDGNFAEKVKRTEDLDAAIPKIEALKPEVLIVTGDHSTPAYLKSHSWHPVPTLLVSDCCRPDPHDSFSESTCITGGLGQFEAKYLMLLALSNAERMGKYGA; this is encoded by the coding sequence ATGGACATGCACGAATTGACTCGCAGCCTGCAAGTAAAAAACAAAGCGAAAATCGTGATGTTGGTCGGGGATGGCCTTGGGGGCCTGCCGATGGAGGCGGGTGGCAAGACCGAACTGGAAACCGCCGTCACGCCGAACCTGGACCGCTTGGCCAAGAACGGTGTCCAAGGAGCCAGTATTCCTGTGAAACCGGGGATTGCGCCAGGTAGCGGCCCAGGACATCTTGGCCTGTTTGGTTACGACCCATTGAAGTATCAGATCGGCCGTGGAGCCCTTGAAGCGACCGGCATCGGATTCGAACTGCAGGACGGCGACGTCGCCATTCGCTGTAACTTCTGCACCCTCGATGCAGACGGAAATATCTCGGACCGACGTGCAGGACGCATCCCTACTGAAGAAAGTGCACCGATCGCGATCAGCCTTCGGCAAATCAAAATCGACGGGATTGAAATCTTTGTCGAACCTGTCAAGGAACACCGATTTGTTGTCGTTTTCCGAGGCCCGGGCCTAGGTGGAGAGGTCAACGATACCGATCCCCAAGCGACCGGCGTCCCACCGCTTGAGCCCGTTGCCCGCGATTCCGGCAGCAAGAAAACAGTCGAAGTCGCCAAAGAATTTCTCCGTCAAGCGAAAGAAATCCTCAAAGATCAACCCAAAGCAAACTTCCACACGATGCGTGGATTTGCCGCCAAGCCTGCGCTCCCTACCTTTGACGATGTCTACGGTTTGCGAGCCGCTGCGGTCGCCGTCTACCCGATGTACAAGGGCCTCGCCCGGTTGGTCGGAATGGATATCGTCGGGAATGCTCAAACGCTTGAGGAACAGATGGAAGTCCTCAAACAGAACTGGGACGATTACGACTTCTTCTTTCTGCACTACAAATACACCGACAGCACTGGTGAAGACGGCAATTTTGCTGAAAAGGTCAAACGAACCGAAGATTTAGATGCTGCGATTCCCAAGATCGAGGCCCTGAAACCCGAAGTACTGATCGTCACTGGCGACCACAGCACGCCGGCTTACCTGAAAAGCCACAGCTGGCATCCAGTGCCAACCCTCCTGGTCAGTGATTGCTGCCGTCCCGATCCCCATGATTCCTTTTCCGAATCGACTTGCATCACGGGCGGTCTAGGGCAGTTCGAAGCGAAATACTTGATGTTGCTCGCGCTGTCCAATGCGGAACGCATGGGCAAGTACGGAGCGTAA
- the trhA gene encoding PAQR family membrane homeostasis protein TrhA, translating into MSDASPEPRSGGPPVFNDPLRDEWANTVTHGASCVIALAGFAYMVALTRPMSIGGQIACLTYTASVVTVFLFSTLSHAVREPYRRHRMRAWDQGTIYLMIAGTYTPFAWAFGGPWQIPLLIFLWAVAGFGFVSKVFMKHRVHSITTWTYLFLGWAPAIVLGPRVPIECLFGMGMGGILYTAGVVFLLKDQHRRFNHAIWHLFVLIAATVHFLTICNQVVQPLVSQLPKVASIW; encoded by the coding sequence GTGAGCGATGCATCGCCGGAGCCGCGGTCGGGCGGCCCTCCCGTTTTTAATGATCCGCTTCGCGACGAATGGGCCAACACGGTTACTCACGGCGCATCATGCGTAATCGCTCTGGCAGGGTTCGCATACATGGTCGCATTGACGCGGCCAATGTCGATCGGCGGACAGATTGCCTGCCTAACCTACACGGCTTCGGTCGTGACGGTTTTTCTATTTTCGACTCTTTCGCATGCCGTCCGGGAACCTTACCGCCGGCACCGAATGCGAGCTTGGGACCAAGGCACGATCTATTTGATGATCGCTGGGACCTATACCCCATTTGCCTGGGCGTTTGGTGGCCCCTGGCAAATTCCGTTACTCATTTTTTTGTGGGCCGTCGCCGGGTTTGGGTTTGTTTCCAAAGTCTTCATGAAACATCGAGTCCACAGCATCACCACCTGGACCTACCTCTTTCTTGGCTGGGCTCCGGCAATTGTGCTTGGCCCGCGAGTCCCCATCGAGTGCTTATTCGGGATGGGAATGGGCGGAATCCTATACACTGCGGGCGTCGTCTTCTTACTGAAAGACCAACACCGCCGTTTTAACCACGCGATTTGGCATCTATTTGTCTTGATTGCCGCAACGGTTCACTTTCTGACAATCTGCAATCAAGTGGTCCAACCGCTGGTCAGCCAACTACCGAAAGTAGCCAGTATTTGGTAA
- the purM gene encoding phosphoribosylformylglycinamidine cyclo-ligase encodes MAATYKDAGVDLDLYAQSMGRLPSLMHRTFSPRVINSDGGFAGLFRLDFEGQLFSRRYRQPILVSGTDGVGTKLKIAQQTDRHATVGIDLVAMCVNDLLCTGAEPLFFLDYVAMGRDDPDRLEKIVQGISDGCLQADSALLGGETAIMPDMYGTDDYDLAGFAVGVVEQSRLIDGHLISPGDVVLGLASSGLHSNGFSLVRKIIQDAGLGWNDSPDVFEGRTIAETTLQPTQIYVAAVRAVQSHYRVKQVLHGIAHITGGGLAENLGRVMPAGVDALIDPNAWTPPAVFSWLQELGNVEPAEMERVFNMGIGMTMVVSSYYAASVRERILAAGFDCFPIGEIVEGTGEVRYQDPAAKS; translated from the coding sequence ATGGCAGCCACTTATAAAGATGCCGGAGTCGATTTGGACTTATACGCCCAATCGATGGGGCGACTGCCCTCTTTGATGCATCGGACTTTTAGCCCACGCGTTATCAACAGCGACGGGGGGTTTGCAGGCCTCTTCCGTCTGGACTTTGAAGGCCAATTGTTCTCGCGCCGCTACCGTCAGCCGATTTTGGTCAGCGGTACCGATGGGGTGGGGACGAAGTTGAAGATCGCCCAGCAGACCGACCGTCATGCGACGGTCGGGATCGATTTGGTGGCGATGTGCGTCAATGATCTGCTCTGCACAGGTGCCGAGCCCCTCTTCTTCCTCGACTATGTCGCGATGGGACGGGACGATCCCGATCGACTGGAAAAGATTGTTCAGGGAATCAGCGACGGATGCCTGCAGGCAGACAGCGCGCTGCTCGGCGGCGAAACGGCAATCATGCCCGATATGTACGGGACGGATGATTACGATCTGGCTGGTTTTGCGGTCGGAGTTGTCGAACAGAGCCGATTGATCGACGGGCACCTGATCTCGCCGGGAGATGTGGTGCTTGGTTTGGCCAGCAGCGGTCTGCATTCCAACGGTTTCAGCTTGGTCCGTAAAATCATCCAAGACGCAGGGTTGGGCTGGAACGATTCGCCGGATGTGTTTGAAGGCAGGACAATCGCCGAAACCACATTGCAGCCCACGCAGATCTACGTGGCGGCGGTTCGCGCCGTACAAAGCCATTACCGCGTCAAGCAAGTCTTGCACGGGATCGCTCATATCACCGGTGGCGGACTGGCTGAAAATCTGGGGCGAGTGATGCCTGCGGGCGTCGATGCTCTAATCGATCCAAACGCTTGGACCCCCCCTGCTGTCTTTTCGTGGTTGCAGGAACTGGGGAATGTCGAACCAGCCGAAATGGAGCGAGTCTTCAATATGGGAATCGGAATGACGATGGTGGTTAGTTCCTACTACGCCGCCAGCGTCCGTGAGCGGATCCTCGCGGCCGGTTTTGACTGTTTCCCGATTGGCGAAATCGTCGAGGGAACGGGCGAAGTCCGCTATCAGGATCCTGCAGCGAAGTCTTGA
- the glgX gene encoding glycogen debranching protein GlgX, whose amino-acid sequence MLMRHPHPELQFAYQTPFGANASEDGVQFSVFSRSATAMRLLLYNRVTDREPSEIIDFDRDSDRWGDIWSMKVPGLKHGQLYHFQASGPWNPAEGQRFDSSARLIDPYAQALAGTFQKGEDGVVRPPKCVVVHDDFDWEGDRHIRRPLDESVIYEMHVRGFTKSRTAKVDANGGYLGVIEKIPYLQSLGITAVELMPIHEFPIMDTMGQKSSRPNYWGYDSMAFFSPHRGFATDTTPGAQVREFKEMVKALHAAGIEVILDVVFNHTCEGNENGPTLSFKGLENSVYYILEDDKQYYANYSGCGNTVNGNHPVVREMIFHCLRHWVHNYHVDGFRFDLASILSRDQSGNLVPNPPMVELIAEDPMLADTKIIAEAWDAAGAYQVGSFGSGSRWAEWNGRYRDDVRQFWRGDSGTLGALATRLAGSSDLYQHSGRAPASSINFVTSHDGFTMNDLVSYKDKHNLANGEEGRDGDNNNCSDNYGVEGPTRRKGIREVRTRQIKNMLATLLLSQGTPMLVSGDEIRRTQRGNNNAYCQDNDISWFDWRLVEKNAEMLRFTQGLIKFRLGQPTVRRRSFLTGQPTTGRLIPDVSWYAPDGSPLDWGQGELAMVAYLAAPPKSEDADCQGRDVLMLFNSTGQPREFLLPDVGRGMAWNLMLDTAATSPNDIFVDEPGPHPPSNRIVAMPYHSMQVYVSETVNS is encoded by the coding sequence ATGCTAATGCGTCACCCGCATCCCGAGTTACAATTCGCCTACCAGACTCCCTTTGGCGCAAATGCATCAGAGGATGGCGTTCAGTTCTCCGTATTCAGTCGCTCCGCTACGGCGATGCGACTACTGTTATACAATCGCGTCACGGACCGCGAACCATCGGAAATCATCGATTTTGATCGTGACTCCGATCGCTGGGGTGACATCTGGAGCATGAAAGTTCCAGGTCTGAAACATGGCCAACTGTACCACTTTCAGGCCAGCGGCCCTTGGAACCCAGCGGAAGGGCAGCGTTTCGATTCGTCCGCTCGGTTGATCGATCCGTACGCACAAGCCCTCGCCGGCACCTTCCAGAAGGGAGAGGACGGAGTCGTCCGCCCACCGAAGTGTGTCGTCGTTCACGATGACTTTGACTGGGAAGGGGACCGACACATCCGTCGTCCTCTGGATGAATCGGTCATCTACGAAATGCACGTCCGTGGGTTCACCAAAAGCCGAACCGCCAAGGTCGATGCGAACGGTGGTTACCTAGGCGTCATCGAAAAGATTCCCTACCTGCAGTCTCTCGGGATAACGGCAGTGGAATTGATGCCGATCCATGAATTCCCAATCATGGATACGATGGGTCAGAAATCGTCTCGTCCCAATTACTGGGGCTACGATTCGATGGCCTTCTTCTCACCACACCGTGGCTTTGCAACCGACACGACTCCGGGAGCCCAGGTCCGCGAATTCAAAGAAATGGTCAAGGCACTGCATGCTGCCGGGATCGAAGTGATTCTGGACGTGGTCTTTAACCACACCTGTGAAGGAAATGAAAACGGACCGACGTTGTCTTTCAAAGGTCTAGAGAACAGCGTTTACTACATCCTTGAAGACGACAAACAGTACTACGCAAACTACAGCGGTTGCGGAAATACGGTCAACGGAAACCATCCTGTCGTCCGCGAAATGATTTTCCATTGCCTGCGGCACTGGGTGCATAACTACCACGTCGACGGATTCCGCTTCGATTTGGCAAGCATCCTCAGTCGTGATCAATCGGGCAACCTTGTCCCGAATCCACCGATGGTTGAACTGATCGCAGAAGATCCGATGTTGGCCGACACCAAAATCATCGCGGAAGCTTGGGATGCCGCCGGAGCCTACCAAGTCGGATCGTTTGGATCGGGCAGTCGTTGGGCCGAATGGAATGGTCGCTATCGCGACGACGTCCGTCAATTTTGGCGTGGCGATTCCGGAACGCTCGGAGCCCTCGCGACACGTTTGGCCGGTAGCAGCGACCTTTATCAGCACAGTGGCCGAGCCCCCGCAAGTAGCATTAACTTTGTTACTAGCCACGACGGGTTCACCATGAATGACTTGGTTAGCTACAAAGACAAACACAACCTTGCCAACGGTGAAGAGGGACGTGACGGCGACAACAACAACTGTAGTGACAACTACGGCGTTGAAGGGCCGACGCGTCGCAAAGGTATCCGCGAAGTTCGCACCCGCCAAATCAAAAACATGTTGGCGACTCTACTGCTCAGCCAGGGAACTCCCATGCTGGTCAGCGGAGACGAAATTCGTCGTACGCAGCGAGGCAACAACAACGCCTACTGCCAAGACAACGACATCAGCTGGTTCGATTGGCGACTGGTCGAAAAGAACGCGGAAATGCTTCGCTTTACCCAAGGCCTGATTAAGTTTCGCCTGGGACAGCCAACCGTTCGCCGACGTTCATTCCTCACCGGGCAACCAACAACCGGTCGCCTGATTCCTGACGTCTCGTGGTACGCTCCCGATGGATCGCCACTCGACTGGGGACAAGGGGAATTGGCAATGGTGGCTTACTTGGCAGCTCCGCCAAAATCGGAAGACGCCGATTGCCAGGGAAGAGACGTCTTGATGCTGTTCAACTCGACGGGACAACCGCGTGAGTTCTTGCTTCCGGATGTCGGCCGCGGGATGGCTTGGAATCTAATGTTGGATACCGCCGCCACTTCGCCAAACGATATCTTTGTCGATGAACCAGGCCCCCACCCTCCGAGCAACCGAATCGTGGCAATGCCATACCATTCGATGCAAGTTTACGTCAGCGAAACGGTTAACAGCTAG
- a CDS encoding NUDIX hydrolase translates to MNAPIPVAESFHYCPRCGTPREDASSEDGAAEAVKTNPGRSCNPFRCHACSFVFYFGPVGAVGAIIADKQDRILLIRRAKDPGKGQYGLPGGFVDPGERAEEALRREVCEELGLTVLSMNQLTTFPNTYCYKGVILQVLDVFYVCTVDPNEVVRADDVEVTSWEWAKCNEKTLSQMAFDSNRKALKVFLDGDANTDRKNNARC, encoded by the coding sequence ATGAATGCCCCTATTCCTGTTGCTGAGTCTTTTCATTATTGCCCTCGTTGTGGGACGCCCCGCGAGGATGCGTCCTCCGAGGACGGTGCTGCGGAGGCGGTCAAGACGAATCCCGGTCGATCTTGTAATCCGTTCCGCTGCCATGCCTGCTCGTTTGTCTTCTATTTTGGCCCGGTAGGAGCGGTGGGAGCAATTATTGCTGACAAACAGGACCGAATCTTGCTGATTCGGCGAGCCAAAGATCCTGGAAAAGGACAATATGGATTGCCCGGTGGGTTCGTCGATCCGGGTGAACGAGCCGAGGAGGCACTGCGGCGTGAAGTCTGTGAAGAGTTGGGGTTGACGGTCCTTTCGATGAACCAGTTGACCACATTCCCGAATACCTACTGCTACAAAGGAGTCATTCTGCAGGTCCTTGATGTATTCTATGTCTGTACGGTGGACCCGAACGAAGTGGTTCGGGCGGATGATGTCGAAGTAACATCCTGGGAATGGGCGAAATGCAACGAGAAAACTCTTTCGCAAATGGCTTTCGATTCCAATCGAAAGGCGCTGAAAGTCTTTCTCGATGGAGACGCAAACACCGATCGCAAAAACAACGCTCGCTGCTGA